Proteins from a genomic interval of uncultured Desulfuromusa sp.:
- a CDS encoding glucose 1-dehydrogenase, whose protein sequence is MEPLTEVPTDLLRDDLSGKVVLVTGGGSGIGAAITEAFGRYGAKVGIHYHHSDFQMVSESVARICTAGGEALPLQADFSSSFAVKEVIEKTIQHFGQLDILVNNAGSMVARRTLAEVDDDFIDQVFNLNARSVVTACQSALPVFSTQDRGCIINVGSISARTGGSPGSSIYSASKAFVSTLTRSLARELADRHIRVNAISPGTIDTTFHERFSSLDKLEKTRKGIPLQRLGVAEDCAGTALYLAAESLSGYVTGQIIEVNGGQLMA, encoded by the coding sequence ATGGAACCTCTCACTGAAGTGCCGACAGATTTACTCAGGGACGATCTTTCCGGAAAAGTGGTTTTGGTCACCGGGGGGGGCAGCGGGATCGGAGCTGCTATCACAGAAGCTTTTGGGCGGTATGGAGCAAAGGTTGGTATCCATTATCACCACAGTGATTTTCAGATGGTTTCAGAATCTGTTGCGAGAATCTGCACCGCTGGAGGTGAAGCTTTACCGCTTCAAGCGGATTTCAGCTCCAGTTTCGCAGTCAAAGAAGTGATAGAGAAAACCATCCAACATTTTGGACAGCTGGATATCCTTGTCAATAATGCCGGGAGTATGGTTGCCAGGCGGACATTGGCAGAAGTGGATGATGATTTTATTGATCAGGTCTTTAATCTCAACGCCCGCTCAGTCGTGACTGCTTGCCAGAGTGCTTTGCCGGTGTTTTCCACGCAGGACAGGGGCTGTATTATTAATGTCGGCTCAATTTCCGCACGGACCGGTGGCAGTCCGGGTTCTTCCATTTATAGTGCTTCAAAAGCCTTTGTCAGCACCCTGACTCGCTCTCTGGCACGCGAGTTGGCAGATCGGCATATTCGGGTCAATGCAATTTCTCCGGGAACCATTGATACGACATTTCATGAGCGCTTTTCGAGTCTGGATAAACTGGAAAAGACGCGAAAGGGAATCCCATTGCAGAGACTGGGAGTAGCGGAGGACTGTGCCGGCACGGCTTTATATCTTGCTGCTGAGAGTTTGAGCGGCTATGTCACCGGGCAAATTATTGAAGTGAATGGTGGACAATTGATGGCTTAG
- the coaE gene encoding dephospho-CoA kinase (Dephospho-CoA kinase (CoaE) performs the final step in coenzyme A biosynthesis.), which translates to MDGNVLILGITGNIASGKSTVSKELARRGAVIVDADQLAREVVEAGSSALKKIVDVFGAEVLKNDGHLDRDKLGQMVFADVKVRAMLNRIVHPEIAKKSIERLQELKQREGVSLIVYEAPLLFEVGAEARVDKVLVVKIDPVEQLKRLQVRDGLSEAAAKERMAAQMPQQQKISRADYVIDNSGSVEETIHQVDSLWPRLTVTAPV; encoded by the coding sequence ATGGATGGGAATGTTTTGATCCTTGGTATCACAGGGAATATTGCTTCGGGGAAAAGTACCGTATCAAAAGAGCTGGCACGCCGGGGTGCTGTCATTGTTGACGCTGATCAATTGGCCCGTGAAGTGGTTGAAGCAGGATCATCTGCTTTGAAGAAGATCGTTGATGTATTTGGTGCAGAGGTTCTCAAAAATGATGGTCATCTGGATCGGGATAAGCTCGGACAAATGGTTTTTGCGGATGTGAAAGTTCGGGCGATGTTGAACCGGATTGTCCATCCGGAAATAGCTAAAAAATCGATTGAACGGCTTCAGGAGTTGAAACAAAGAGAGGGCGTTTCCCTGATTGTATACGAGGCACCCTTGTTATTTGAGGTTGGGGCGGAAGCGCGTGTCGATAAGGTTCTGGTCGTGAAGATTGATCCAGTTGAACAGCTCAAACGTCTGCAGGTTCGGGATGGACTGAGTGAAGCTGCTGCGAAAGAACGAATGGCAGCACAGATGCCGCAACAACAGAAAATATCCCGCGCTGATTACGTCATTGATAATTCCGGATCGGTTGAGGAAACGATACATCAGGTGGATTCACTGTGGCCAAGATTGACGGTGACAGCACCGGTTTAG
- a CDS encoding class I SAM-dependent methyltransferase: MNSSEYNFKRCKLCGTFAAQATYDLKSSIIYVCQHCDFHFLNHLDHTPEKNHCTIQLNIQNRKYLDSRADENASLHLSRLTFMQSHISLSGAKVLDIGAGLGQFHSLLRTQGAESHGIEPSDIRREYAQQQSGIQLQSELVDDNYWQTSYVQYFDAMTLWDVIEHVNFPKETIESACRLLKTGGILFLDTPSRESLSYGISQKFYRYMPGKMSLFLPSFYSTAPYGHKQIFTPSQLSDLFESSGLEIIFSSRSYTNRLFSSHKIILAGRKV; encoded by the coding sequence ATGAATTCATCTGAATACAATTTCAAACGGTGTAAACTCTGTGGAACTTTCGCCGCACAAGCCACATACGATCTGAAAAGCAGTATTATCTATGTTTGTCAGCATTGCGACTTTCATTTCCTGAACCATCTGGATCATACTCCTGAAAAAAACCATTGTACAATTCAACTGAACATTCAAAATCGGAAATACCTGGATTCCCGGGCTGATGAAAATGCTTCCCTGCATCTGAGTCGCCTCACATTCATGCAGAGTCATATATCTCTCTCTGGAGCCAAAGTTCTGGATATCGGTGCAGGACTGGGACAATTTCATTCACTGTTGCGGACTCAGGGGGCTGAAAGTCATGGAATTGAACCCAGCGACATCCGGAGAGAATATGCCCAACAACAATCCGGCATTCAACTGCAAAGTGAGCTGGTTGACGATAATTATTGGCAAACATCATATGTCCAATATTTTGATGCCATGACCCTGTGGGATGTCATTGAGCATGTCAACTTCCCCAAAGAGACGATTGAGTCGGCCTGCCGGTTACTCAAAACGGGCGGGATATTATTTCTGGATACGCCCTCACGAGAGAGTTTATCCTACGGAATAAGCCAGAAATTTTATCGCTATATGCCCGGGAAAATGAGCCTGTTCCTTCCCAGTTTTTACTCTACAGCTCCCTATGGTCACAAACAGATTTTCACCCCGAGTCAACTCAGCGATCTATTTGAGAGCAGCGGATTAGAGATCATTTTTTCCTCCCGTTCGTACACAAATCGGCTTTTTTCAAGTCACAAAATAATCCTGGCCGGCCGCAAAGTATAA
- a CDS encoding IclR family transcriptional regulator, which produces MVKKDKSEYIIQAVSHALDLLEQFHDDVDELGVTELSKRLKLHKNNVFRLLATLESRGYIEQNKATENYRLGLKALELGQTFIKQMGLLRQAKPILEQMVEESNETAYVAIYKENHIVYLDVVETNLTVRVVSRVGSRLPAYCTAAGKVHMAYMTEEELDSLLDGLNPIQYTPTTICTPEGITKELAKIREQGYAFDDEELDLGVRCIAAPIRDYTRRIVGSISISGPTMRVSNARTESELVPLVLKASTELSTRLGYPK; this is translated from the coding sequence ATGGTCAAAAAGGACAAATCGGAATATATCATTCAAGCCGTTTCTCACGCGCTCGATCTACTTGAGCAATTTCACGATGATGTTGATGAACTTGGAGTTACTGAACTGAGCAAGCGTCTCAAGCTCCATAAAAATAACGTTTTCCGGTTACTGGCAACTCTCGAATCACGCGGCTATATTGAGCAGAACAAAGCAACTGAAAATTATCGTCTAGGTCTTAAAGCTCTGGAATTAGGGCAGACATTCATTAAGCAAATGGGTCTGTTGCGCCAGGCAAAACCAATCCTTGAGCAAATGGTGGAAGAGAGCAACGAAACGGCATATGTTGCTATCTACAAAGAAAACCATATTGTCTATCTGGACGTTGTTGAAACCAACCTTACCGTCAGGGTTGTATCTCGTGTCGGCTCAAGGCTTCCCGCATATTGTACCGCAGCGGGTAAAGTCCATATGGCATACATGACTGAAGAAGAGCTGGATTCACTACTAGATGGTCTAAACCCTATCCAGTATACCCCCACGACAATCTGTACCCCAGAGGGGATAACGAAAGAGCTCGCCAAAATTCGTGAACAGGGCTACGCCTTTGATGATGAAGAACTTGATCTTGGTGTTCGCTGTATTGCCGCTCCAATCCGCGATTATACCCGTAGAATTGTAGGATCAATCAGTATCTCCGGCCCAACGATGCGGGTCAGCAACGCGCGAACCGAAAGTGAACTTGTCCCCCTCGTCCTGAAAGCATCAACCGAACTTTCAACCCGGCTGGGTTACCCCAAATAA
- the truD gene encoding tRNA pseudouridine(13) synthase TruD, protein MNWLTADIPGTGGIYKQTAEDFQVEEIPLYPCSGEGEHLYLWIEKTGITTRNLLSQLSQGLKLKDREIGYAGLKDARALTRQMISVPFNKIDDIGKLDLKGCKILKISRHNNKLRLGHLSGNRFTITLRNTLAEAVPRAEKILTQLQQRGVPNLFGEQRYGILGNSAKLGQFFVQKEFTLFCQEFIGNPQLIRNPEWKKAAEYFQQGQLQAAYDNLPGKMRDERRLLRMLLEGKSHHTAVTALPRNLLRLFLSATQSYFFDQLLQQRLAGLDLLIDGDIAVKHSNGACFRVENAVQEQQRANNFEISPSAPLFGSKVMLAMGQPGTAEKTLLQESGLTLDSWKLPQGLTMPGERRPLRVPLGEVQIVHAGKSHLTLSFILPKGSYATSVLRELTKQTDPGHLISITQ, encoded by the coding sequence GTGAATTGGTTGACGGCAGATATCCCTGGAACCGGAGGGATTTACAAACAAACGGCTGAGGATTTTCAGGTCGAAGAAATCCCGCTTTACCCATGCTCCGGAGAGGGAGAACATCTCTATCTCTGGATTGAAAAAACCGGGATCACAACCCGGAACCTGTTATCTCAACTCTCCCAAGGATTAAAACTCAAAGATCGGGAGATTGGTTATGCCGGACTAAAAGACGCCCGCGCTTTGACCCGACAAATGATATCTGTTCCATTCAATAAAATTGATGACATCGGGAAACTGGACCTCAAAGGTTGTAAAATATTAAAGATCAGTCGTCACAACAATAAACTTCGTCTTGGTCACCTCTCTGGAAACCGTTTCACTATCACCCTGCGGAACACCCTCGCAGAAGCTGTGCCACGTGCTGAAAAAATCCTTACGCAACTCCAGCAACGTGGTGTTCCAAATTTGTTTGGTGAGCAGCGCTATGGAATTCTGGGAAACTCGGCAAAACTGGGACAATTTTTTGTGCAAAAAGAATTTACCCTATTCTGTCAGGAGTTTATTGGGAATCCACAACTGATCCGCAACCCCGAGTGGAAAAAAGCAGCAGAGTATTTTCAACAAGGTCAACTTCAAGCCGCCTATGACAATCTGCCGGGAAAGATGCGCGATGAACGACGTCTCCTGCGGATGTTACTCGAAGGAAAATCTCACCACACTGCCGTCACGGCATTACCACGCAATCTGCTGCGACTGTTTCTCTCAGCCACGCAATCATATTTTTTTGATCAACTGCTCCAACAGCGTCTTGCCGGACTCGATTTGCTCATTGATGGCGATATTGCCGTAAAGCATAGTAACGGAGCCTGCTTCAGAGTGGAAAATGCGGTACAAGAGCAGCAGCGCGCCAACAATTTTGAAATCAGTCCCTCCGCACCTCTTTTCGGCAGTAAAGTCATGCTTGCTATGGGCCAACCCGGAACAGCCGAAAAAACCTTACTACAAGAGTCCGGATTGACCCTTGACAGCTGGAAACTTCCTCAGGGCCTGACAATGCCTGGTGAACGCCGTCCGCTAAGAGTGCCCCTCGGTGAAGTTCAAATCGTTCATGCGGGGAAAAGCCATTTGACCCTTAGCTTTATTTTACCTAAAGGCAGTTATGCCACCAGCGTTTTGCGTGAATTGACAAAACAAACTGATCCCGGTCATCTTATATCCATCACACAATAA
- a CDS encoding alpha/beta fold hydrolase, whose translation MQWIEQEIELAKHEGVTHQENLPFLLLPEKPNGQAIMLIHGFSSSPKEMSLLGTELFRHNFTVYGVRLPGHGTTPEDLATRRAEEWYATIERGYQSLLAMNFEISAVGLSTGALLTLKLALKHPLEKIILLSPFLQLQHFLAPFAGPLSYLIPYQKKTILEAEAPFYYHLRPLKGIAQINSLCKQLSSKLKNIKAPSLTLASTGDKTIAKGSAAKVYQQLGGCQKQFYCYGNDVPHVLTTVGNPQLQDVLQRCIKFFET comes from the coding sequence ATGCAATGGATTGAACAAGAAATAGAACTGGCTAAACATGAAGGGGTTACACATCAGGAAAACCTCCCTTTTCTCCTGTTGCCTGAAAAACCCAACGGTCAAGCGATTATGCTGATTCATGGCTTTAGCTCAAGCCCGAAAGAAATGTCTCTTCTGGGAACAGAACTATTCAGACACAACTTTACTGTTTACGGTGTCCGTCTTCCCGGTCACGGCACAACACCTGAGGATCTGGCGACACGCCGAGCCGAAGAGTGGTATGCGACCATCGAACGCGGCTACCAATCTCTGCTGGCAATGAATTTTGAAATCAGTGCTGTAGGATTGAGTACCGGAGCATTATTAACTTTAAAGTTGGCCCTAAAACATCCGTTAGAAAAAATTATTCTCCTCTCCCCTTTCTTGCAACTGCAGCATTTTCTTGCCCCTTTTGCCGGGCCGCTGAGTTACCTCATTCCCTATCAGAAAAAAACCATTCTCGAGGCAGAGGCCCCCTTTTATTATCACCTGCGACCACTCAAAGGAATTGCACAGATCAATTCCCTGTGCAAACAGCTGTCCAGCAAGCTTAAAAATATAAAAGCCCCAAGTCTGACCCTTGCATCCACAGGAGACAAAACCATAGCGAAAGGAAGTGCTGCAAAGGTTTATCAACAACTGGGGGGATGCCAGAAACAATTCTACTGCTATGGCAATGATGTTCCACACGTGTTAACCACAGTGGGAAACCCGCAATTACAGGATGTCTTACAACGTTGCATTAAGTTCTTTGAAACTTAA